From Antricoccus suffuscus, the proteins below share one genomic window:
- a CDS encoding bifunctional folylpolyglutamate synthase/dihydrofolate synthase yields the protein MSEDQLSAAEVEAQLLARWPETRIEPSLVRMQSLMELMGSPQKTFPVVHITGTNGKTSTARMIDDLFRSFGLRTGRFTSPHLSTVRERICFDGEPIDERRFVEIYEEVAPYLELVDAGHGVPDEAQQVPVSFFEAITTMAYAAFSDAPVDIAIVEVGLGGRWDATNVADGKIAVVTPIGMDHAHLLGDTLAKIAGEKSGIIKPGSSAILAAQETDVATVLLTRATEVGAIVAREGVEFGVADRQIAVGGQMLSIQGIGGRYDNLLFNLFGAHQAQNAAVALAAVEAFFGSGAEGPLNGELVQEAFAAMSAPGRLEIVRTSPTIMVDAAHNPHGMSASVAAINESFDFSRLVGVFAASSDKDIAGMLDLLEPILDEIVVTRNNNSRSSDIDGLARIAVEYFGSDRVTVETRLPEAIETAVRLTEEGEHLSGSGVLITGSVFTAGDARILLKSDRKKPWEEPL from the coding sequence GTGAGTGAGGACCAGCTAAGCGCCGCCGAGGTCGAAGCGCAGCTTCTTGCCCGTTGGCCAGAGACTCGGATCGAGCCATCACTCGTGCGGATGCAATCGCTGATGGAGCTGATGGGGTCGCCGCAGAAGACGTTCCCCGTCGTGCACATCACCGGCACCAACGGGAAAACGTCGACCGCGCGCATGATCGACGACCTCTTCCGATCGTTCGGGTTACGCACCGGACGGTTCACCAGTCCGCATCTGAGCACCGTGCGCGAGCGGATCTGCTTCGACGGTGAGCCCATCGACGAGCGGCGATTCGTCGAGATTTACGAAGAGGTCGCGCCTTATCTCGAGCTGGTCGACGCCGGCCACGGCGTACCGGACGAGGCACAGCAGGTGCCGGTGTCGTTCTTCGAGGCGATAACGACCATGGCGTACGCCGCATTCTCCGATGCGCCAGTGGACATCGCCATCGTCGAGGTCGGGCTCGGCGGTCGATGGGACGCGACCAATGTGGCCGACGGCAAGATCGCCGTCGTGACGCCGATCGGCATGGACCACGCGCACCTGCTCGGAGATACGCTGGCCAAGATCGCGGGGGAAAAGTCCGGCATCATCAAGCCCGGTTCCAGTGCGATTCTGGCGGCGCAGGAAACCGACGTAGCGACCGTGCTGCTCACCCGCGCAACAGAGGTCGGCGCCATCGTCGCCCGTGAGGGTGTCGAGTTCGGCGTCGCCGACCGTCAGATCGCCGTCGGGGGCCAGATGCTGTCGATCCAGGGCATAGGCGGCCGGTACGACAACCTGCTCTTCAACCTTTTTGGCGCGCATCAGGCCCAAAACGCGGCAGTCGCGCTCGCTGCGGTCGAGGCGTTCTTCGGCTCCGGCGCCGAAGGGCCTCTCAACGGCGAGCTCGTGCAGGAAGCCTTCGCCGCCATGTCGGCTCCGGGACGACTTGAGATCGTGCGCACGTCACCGACGATCATGGTCGACGCCGCGCACAACCCGCACGGGATGTCCGCGAGCGTCGCGGCAATCAACGAGTCGTTCGACTTCTCCCGGCTGGTAGGCGTATTTGCCGCGTCCAGCGACAAGGACATCGCCGGGATGCTCGACCTGCTCGAACCAATCCTCGACGAGATCGTCGTGACCCGTAACAACAACTCGCGGTCCTCGGACATCGACGGACTTGCACGTATCGCCGTGGAGTACTTCGGCTCGGACAGAGTCACCGTCGAGACGCGCCTGCCGGAGGCGATCGAGACCGCGGTGCGACTCACCGAGGAAGGCGAACACCTCAGTGGATCCGGCGTACTGATCACCGGCTCGGTCTTCACCGCCGGCGACGCCCGGATCCTGCTCAAGTCCGATCGAAAGAAGCCGTGGGAAGAACCGCTATGA
- the valS gene encoding valine--tRNA ligase, translating to MTATTPPSALPEKPTLDGVEAKLAHRWADEQTYAFDRSQPRGNVFSIDTPPPTASGSLHVGHVFSYTHTDTIARYQRMRGKSVFYPIGWDDNGLPTERRVQNFYGVRCDPTVPYDADFIPPEKPGKQEIPISRRNFIDLCHELTVIDERSFEELFRTLGLSFDWKHQYRTIDDTSRAISQKAFLRNVKRGQAYNQQAPTLWDITFRTAVAQAELEERERPGAYHRISFHRHDGEKIYIETTRPELLPACVALVAHPDDERYRPLFGTTVTSPVFGVEVPVVAHALADPEKGSGIAMICTFGDTTDVTWWRELQLPNRTIIGRDGRIVEDAPEVITSPEAQAKYAELVGKTVHSAKEAVVQMLRDSGDLDGEPRAITHPVKFYERGDRPLEIVSTRQWYIRNGGRDEQTRDRMLARGRELHWVPDHMRHRYSNWVEGLSGDWLVSRQRYFGIAVPLWYRLDHNGEPDYDAPIVPDEQSLPVDPASDVPEGFTEDQRNQPGGFMGDPDVMDTWATSSLTPYIAGQWEADGDLFDRVYPMDLRPQGHDIIRTWLFSSVVRADLESDTVPWANVALSGWILDPDRKKMSKSKGNTVTPIGLLEQYGSDSVRYWAASGRPGTDTAFDESQMKVGRRLATKLLNASKFALGTGASAADAASPVTHPLDKAMLAGLADVIDAATAGFDEFNYTVALERTESFFWSFCDNYVELVKSRAYGDDEGAQSAKSALAQALSVILRLFAPTIPFVTEEVWSWWQEGSVHRQPWPVAAQIRPADADARVLSLATQAIGAIRKAKSEAKVKGSAEIAAVTVTAGDEDTEVLSQASEDVAAAGRAAKLVFVGASDSDDAPAYAIELA from the coding sequence ATGACCGCAACGACTCCGCCTTCCGCGCTGCCCGAAAAACCTACCCTCGACGGTGTCGAGGCGAAGCTTGCGCACCGCTGGGCCGATGAGCAGACCTACGCGTTCGACCGCAGCCAGCCGCGCGGCAACGTGTTTTCGATCGACACACCACCGCCGACCGCCTCGGGATCGCTGCACGTCGGGCACGTCTTCTCCTACACGCACACCGACACGATCGCCCGCTACCAGCGGATGCGCGGCAAGTCGGTGTTCTACCCGATCGGGTGGGACGACAACGGGCTGCCCACCGAACGCCGGGTGCAAAACTTCTACGGTGTGCGCTGCGACCCGACAGTGCCGTACGACGCCGACTTCATCCCGCCGGAGAAGCCCGGCAAACAAGAGATCCCGATCTCGCGGCGCAACTTCATCGACCTGTGTCACGAGCTCACAGTGATCGACGAGAGGTCGTTCGAGGAATTGTTCCGCACGCTGGGGCTTTCCTTCGACTGGAAGCATCAGTACCGCACCATCGACGACACGTCGCGGGCCATCTCGCAGAAGGCGTTCCTGCGCAACGTCAAGCGCGGCCAGGCCTACAACCAGCAGGCTCCGACGCTCTGGGACATCACGTTCCGCACCGCGGTCGCGCAGGCCGAGCTGGAGGAGCGTGAGCGTCCCGGCGCCTATCACCGGATCTCCTTCCACCGGCATGACGGCGAGAAGATCTACATCGAGACCACCCGCCCCGAGTTGCTTCCGGCGTGCGTCGCACTGGTCGCGCATCCGGACGATGAGCGCTACCGGCCACTGTTCGGTACGACGGTGACCAGCCCCGTGTTCGGGGTCGAGGTCCCGGTCGTGGCGCACGCACTCGCCGACCCCGAAAAGGGCTCCGGCATCGCGATGATCTGCACGTTCGGCGACACCACCGACGTCACGTGGTGGCGCGAACTGCAGTTGCCTAACCGCACGATCATCGGCCGCGACGGCCGGATCGTCGAGGACGCGCCGGAGGTGATTACTTCGCCTGAGGCCCAGGCGAAGTACGCAGAACTGGTCGGCAAGACCGTGCACTCCGCCAAAGAGGCGGTCGTGCAGATGCTTCGGGACTCCGGTGATCTCGACGGCGAGCCGCGCGCGATCACGCATCCGGTCAAGTTCTATGAGCGCGGTGACCGTCCACTGGAAATTGTCTCGACCCGCCAGTGGTACATCCGCAACGGTGGCCGCGACGAACAGACTCGCGATCGGATGCTCGCCCGAGGCCGCGAGCTGCACTGGGTCCCAGACCATATGCGCCACCGCTACAGCAATTGGGTCGAGGGCCTCAGCGGCGACTGGCTGGTCAGTCGCCAGCGTTACTTCGGCATCGCCGTGCCGCTCTGGTACCGGCTCGATCACAACGGTGAGCCGGACTACGACGCCCCAATCGTGCCCGATGAGCAGTCCCTGCCGGTAGACCCCGCCAGCGACGTACCCGAGGGTTTCACCGAGGACCAGCGCAACCAGCCGGGCGGCTTCATGGGCGACCCCGACGTGATGGACACCTGGGCAACTTCCTCGCTCACGCCGTACATCGCGGGGCAGTGGGAGGCAGACGGCGACCTGTTCGACCGGGTCTATCCGATGGACCTGCGCCCACAGGGCCACGACATCATCCGCACCTGGCTGTTCTCCAGCGTCGTACGCGCCGACCTCGAGAGCGACACCGTGCCGTGGGCGAATGTCGCACTCTCCGGGTGGATTCTCGACCCGGACCGCAAGAAGATGTCGAAGTCCAAAGGCAACACGGTCACCCCGATCGGACTGCTTGAGCAGTACGGCTCGGACTCGGTGCGCTACTGGGCTGCCTCCGGTCGTCCCGGTACCGACACGGCATTCGACGAGTCACAGATGAAGGTCGGCCGGCGGCTGGCGACGAAACTGCTCAACGCCAGCAAGTTCGCGCTCGGCACCGGCGCGAGCGCCGCGGACGCGGCATCTCCCGTGACCCATCCGCTCGACAAGGCGATGCTCGCCGGCCTAGCCGATGTGATCGACGCGGCGACTGCGGGGTTCGACGAGTTCAACTACACCGTCGCGCTCGAACGCACCGAGTCGTTCTTCTGGTCCTTCTGCGACAACTACGTCGAACTGGTCAAATCGCGGGCGTACGGCGACGACGAGGGCGCGCAGTCGGCCAAGAGCGCCCTGGCGCAGGCACTCTCGGTGATTCTGCGGCTGTTCGCCCCGACGATCCCGTTCGTCACCGAGGAAGTCTGGTCCTGGTGGCAGGAGGGCTCGGTGCATCGTCAGCCCTGGCCCGTCGCCGCGCAGATCCGCCCCGCCGATGCTGATGCCCGAGTGCTTTCCCTTGCCACGCAGGCGATCGGAGCGATCCGCAAGGCCAAGTCCGAGGCCAAAGTTAAAGGGTCTGCCGAGATTGCCGCCGTGACGGTGACCGCGGGGGATGAGGACACGGAGGTGCTGTCGCAGGCGTCCGAAGACGTGGCTGCCGCTGGGCGTGCCGCGAAGCTCGTCTTCGTCGGTGCGAGCGATTCCGACGATGCCCCGGCGTACGCGATCGAGCTCGCGTGA
- a CDS encoding MmcQ/YjbR family DNA-binding protein, which translates to MAHPTMYDDADPFLARLREVCLALPEAAEKVSHGRPNFYTKKVFASFGGSVKGDHSADTYGQSVLFLPDQIEKEALLADERFFVPAYVGAYGWIGLDFRAAEPDWVEVAELVESSYRNTAVKRLVALLEH; encoded by the coding sequence ATGGCGCACCCGACGATGTATGACGACGCGGACCCGTTCCTTGCCAGGCTGCGCGAGGTCTGCCTGGCGCTGCCGGAGGCGGCGGAGAAGGTCTCGCACGGCCGGCCCAACTTCTACACCAAGAAGGTGTTCGCGAGCTTCGGCGGCAGCGTCAAGGGCGACCACTCGGCCGATACCTACGGCCAGTCGGTGCTGTTTCTGCCTGACCAAATCGAGAAGGAAGCGCTGCTGGCAGATGAGCGCTTCTTCGTGCCGGCGTACGTCGGTGCCTACGGCTGGATCGGGCTGGACTTCCGCGCCGCGGAGCCGGACTGGGTCGAGGTCGCGGAGCTGGTCGAGTCGTCGTACCGCAACACCGCAGTCAAGCGGCTGGTCGCCTTGCTCGAGCACTAG
- a CDS encoding dihydrodipicolinate synthase family protein — MTDIFHGIGVALVTLFDDEGNVDIDATTALAATLVGEGLTSVLVAGTTGEAAALTSPERADLVRAMKDALDVPIIAGTGAATGSQAAAQTTASVEAGADAVLVLSPHRVADPTAYYRTVAQAAGTTPMLAYHFPAQSAPGVEVPLLNDLPIVGIKDSSGDARRLLQEVEEFDGQIYSGAAALCLYGGALGIPGMLLAVANAFPQEAQAAFAGDAKAQLKLSKPDQLSSVSFPAGIKQLTHEAYGTSTTARIGR; from the coding sequence ATGACGGATATCTTCCACGGAATTGGCGTCGCGCTGGTCACCCTTTTTGACGACGAGGGAAATGTCGACATCGACGCGACCACCGCGCTCGCGGCCACCCTTGTCGGCGAGGGCCTCACATCGGTCCTCGTCGCCGGTACGACGGGCGAGGCGGCGGCGCTGACCTCACCGGAGCGCGCCGATCTCGTGCGCGCCATGAAGGACGCGCTCGACGTACCGATCATCGCCGGTACCGGGGCGGCCACCGGGTCGCAGGCCGCCGCACAGACCACAGCATCGGTCGAGGCAGGCGCCGACGCCGTACTGGTGCTGTCCCCGCATCGTGTCGCCGACCCGACGGCGTACTACCGGACCGTGGCGCAGGCCGCGGGCACGACACCGATGCTCGCCTACCACTTCCCTGCGCAAAGCGCGCCCGGCGTCGAGGTACCGCTACTGAACGACCTGCCGATCGTCGGGATCAAGGACTCCAGCGGCGACGCCCGCCGCCTGCTGCAGGAGGTCGAGGAATTCGACGGGCAGATCTACTCCGGCGCCGCGGCACTGTGCTTGTACGGCGGGGCGCTCGGCATCCCCGGGATGCTCCTCGCGGTCGCGAACGCGTTTCCTCAGGAGGCGCAGGCCGCGTTCGCCGGCGACGCGAAAGCGCAACTGAAACTCAGCAAGCCCGACCAGCTCAGCTCGGTCTCGTTCCCGGCTGGGATCAAGCAACTCACCCACGAGGCCTACGGCACGAGTACGACGGCGCGAATCGGCCGTTAG
- a CDS encoding DinB family protein, protein MPLRSHTLIKRRTFVDVTKSDREREELLSWLNAKRQHVLAQLDGLSDEQLRRPVLPSGWSCLGLVRHLTLSDERFWFQVVIAGGPLDFWPEGDAADWVVDDDEPVADVLRAYREAIATSNAITAERRLEEPPASPGQAPGRFPDVRSVLVHVLVETATHAGHLDAVRELLDGHQHLVLD, encoded by the coding sequence GTGCCGCTTCGATCCCACACGCTCATCAAGCGGCGTACGTTCGTCGACGTGACGAAAAGTGATCGGGAACGAGAAGAGTTACTCTCCTGGCTGAACGCCAAGCGCCAACATGTGCTGGCGCAGTTGGACGGTCTCTCTGATGAGCAGTTACGTCGACCGGTGCTGCCGTCCGGGTGGAGCTGCCTCGGCCTGGTGCGCCACCTGACACTGTCAGACGAGCGGTTCTGGTTCCAGGTGGTCATCGCCGGGGGACCGCTCGATTTCTGGCCCGAAGGAGATGCTGCCGACTGGGTCGTCGACGACGACGAGCCCGTCGCTGACGTGTTGCGGGCCTACCGCGAGGCCATTGCCACCTCGAACGCGATCACCGCCGAACGCCGGTTAGAGGAGCCGCCCGCAAGCCCCGGCCAGGCACCGGGGCGTTTCCCCGATGTCCGATCGGTGCTCGTGCATGTGCTGGTTGAGACAGCCACCCATGCCGGTCACCTCGATGCCGTCAGGGAACTACTCGACGGTCATCAGCACCTCGTCCTCGACTGA
- a CDS encoding acyl-CoA thioester hydrolase/BAAT C-terminal domain-containing protein, whose product MRAEDGGQLVAIDESNLYWARPAGPPATRTGVLVLAGSSGRMDTGRADMLGTRGVTTLALRWFDGPGLQQVPREVPLELFLEAVGLLARECDQVALIGLSYGAEASLLAASLTDGVSAVVALAPTDVAWEGHLDHHADPARSKWSLDGHPIPFVSLDRSWLPPVGKPAFVDCYRSSRSIAAPEELMAAAIPVERFTGEVVLVAGGDDQVWPSAEAATRITMRRRAAGLDTIVVSDEQAGHLVVLPGEVPPNAARPYHVGGDAAAPKRLGRRAWPAICNVLGLAPGG is encoded by the coding sequence GTGCGTGCGGAGGACGGGGGCCAGCTGGTGGCGATCGATGAGTCGAACCTCTACTGGGCTCGTCCGGCCGGGCCACCGGCAACGCGCACAGGAGTACTAGTGCTGGCCGGATCTAGCGGCCGCATGGACACCGGCCGAGCAGATATGCTCGGAACGCGTGGGGTCACCACGCTGGCGCTTCGCTGGTTCGACGGCCCAGGGCTTCAGCAGGTGCCGAGAGAAGTCCCCCTCGAGCTGTTCCTCGAGGCAGTCGGCCTACTGGCACGGGAATGCGACCAGGTAGCCCTCATCGGCCTGTCATACGGAGCCGAGGCCTCCTTACTGGCCGCATCATTGACCGATGGCGTGAGTGCGGTCGTGGCCTTGGCCCCAACCGATGTGGCGTGGGAGGGGCATCTCGACCACCATGCCGACCCGGCACGCAGCAAGTGGTCTCTCGACGGGCATCCGATCCCCTTCGTCTCGCTGGATCGCTCCTGGCTACCACCCGTCGGCAAGCCCGCGTTCGTTGACTGCTATCGATCCAGCCGTTCGATTGCCGCACCGGAGGAACTGATGGCAGCGGCAATTCCGGTAGAGCGGTTCACTGGCGAGGTTGTGCTTGTTGCCGGCGGGGACGACCAGGTGTGGCCCAGCGCCGAGGCAGCGACCCGAATCACGATGCGCCGGCGGGCTGCCGGCCTGGACACGATCGTGGTGAGCGACGAGCAGGCTGGCCACCTGGTCGTGCTGCCGGGAGAGGTACCGCCGAACGCCGCCCGGCCTTATCACGTGGGCGGAGACGCCGCCGCACCTAAGCGCCTTGGCAGGAGAGCCTGGCCTGCAATCTGCAATGTCCTCGGGCTGGCTCCGGGAGGGTGA